One Pedomonas mirosovicensis genomic region harbors:
- a CDS encoding alpha/beta fold hydrolase has product MSFVTTKDGTRILYEAIDVPTLIIHGDDDRIVPIGASAEHSARIVPNAKLKIYEGADHGLIATHQDRFNADLLAFIHG; this is encoded by the coding sequence ATGAGCTTCGTGACGACCAAGGATGGCACCCGCATCCTCTACGAGGCGATCGACGTGCCGACGCTCATCATTCACGGCGATGATGACCGGATTGTACCCATCGGCGCTTCGGCTGAACACTCGGCCAGGATCGTACCAAACGCCAAGCTCAAGATCTACGAGGGCGCAGACCATGGCCTGATAGCGACCCATCAGGATCGCTTCAACGCCGACCTTCTCGCCTTCATCCACGGCTGA